From Falco cherrug isolate bFalChe1 chromosome 4, bFalChe1.pri, whole genome shotgun sequence, one genomic window encodes:
- the LOC102056470 gene encoding histone H2A type 2-B, giving the protein MSGRGKSGGKARAKAKSRSSRAGLQFPVGRVHRLLRKGNYAERVGAGAPVYLAAVLEYLSAEILELAGNAARDNKKTRIIPRHLQLAIRNDEELNKLLGGVTIAQGGVLPNIQAVLLPKKTQSSKK; this is encoded by the coding sequence ATGTCAGGCCGGGGGAAGTCCGGCGGCAAGGCGCGGGCCAAGGCCAAGTCGCGCTCGTCGCGGGCCGGGCTGCAGTTCCCCGTGGGCCGGGTGCACCGGCTGCTGCGGAAGGGTAACTACGCGGAGCGGGTGGGTGCCGGCGCGCCGGTATACCTGGCAGCCGTGCTGGAGTACCTCTCGGCCGAAATCCTGGAGCTGGCGGGCAACGCGGCCCGCGACAACAAGAAGACGCGCATCATCCCGCGGCACTTGCAGCTCGCCATCCGCAACGACGAGGAGCTCAACAAGCTGCTGGGCGGCGTGACCATCGCTCAGGGCGGCGTCCTGCCCAACATCCAGGCCGTGCTGCTGCCCAAGAAGACGCAGAGCTCCAAGAAGTGA
- the LOC102056925 gene encoding histone H1.10: MSVELEEADLPLTEAEEVPLAPEKKAAAKKAKSGGGGSSLTPSKKKKNNKKKNQPGKYSQLVVETIRKLGERNGSSLAKIYNEAKKVAWFDQQNGRTYLKYSIKALVQNDTLLQVKGTGANGSFKLNRKKLEGGGDGGAGSSAHKSHKKATASTSRRAEKKPAAKSKKPEKKSHKKGAGGAAAKKDKGKTKKATKKGAASPGGKKVKKSAKPKALKSRKA, encoded by the coding sequence ATGTCGGTAGAGCTGGAAGAAGCCGATCTGCCCCTGACCGAGGCGGAGGAGGTGCCTCTCGCCCCGGAGAAAAAAGCGGCCGCTAAGAAAGCGAaaagcggcggcggcggctcctcgTTGACGCCGTcgaagaagaagaagaacaacaaGAAGAAGAACCAGCCGGGCAAATACAGCCAGCTGGTGGTGGAGACGATCCGCAAGCTGGGCGAGCGCAATGGCTCCTCGCTGGCCAAGATCTACAACGAGGCCAAGAAGGTGGCCTGGTTCGACCAGCAGAACGGCAGGACCTACCTAAAGTACTCCATCAAGGCGCTGGTGCAGAACGACACACTGCTCCAGGTCAAGGGCACCGGCGCCAACGGCTCCTTCAAGCTCAACAGGAAGAAGCTGGAAGGCGGCGGTGATGGGGGCGCGGGCAGCAGCGCCCACAAATCCCACAAGAAGGCGACGGCCTCCACGTCCCGGCGGGCGGAAAAGAAGCCGGCGGCCAAGAGCAAGAAGCCCGAGAAGAAATCCCACAAGAAGGgagccggcggcgcggcggcgaAGAAGGACAAGGGCAAAACCAAGAAGGCCACCAAGAAGGGAGCCGCGTCCCCCGGGGGCAAGAAGGTGAAGAAGTCCGCAAAGCCTAAGGCACTCAAGAGCAGAAAGGCATGA
- the RAB7A gene encoding ras-related protein Rab-7a produces MTSRKKVLLKVIILGDSGVGKTSLMNQYVNKKFSNQYKATIGADFLTKEVMVDDRLVTMQIWDTAGQERFQSLGVAFYRGADCCVLVFDVTAPNTFKTLDSWRDEFLIQASPRDPENFPFVVLGNKIDLENRQVTTKRAQAWCYSKNNIPYFETSAKEAINVEQAFQTIARNALKQETEVELYNEFPEPIKLDKNDRVKASAESCSC; encoded by the exons ATGACTTCTAGGAAGAAAGTGTTACTGAAAGTCATCATCCTTGGAGACTCTGG GGTGGGAAAGACATCGCTCATGAACCAGTATGTGAACAAGAAATTCAGTAACCAGTACAAGGCTACGATAGGCGCAGACTTCCTGACAAAAGAGGTCATGGTGGATGACAGGCTAGTGACAATGCAG ATATGGGATACAGCAGGACAAGAACGATTTCAGTCTCTGGGAGTTGCCTTCTACAGGGGAGCGGACTGCTGTGTGCTGGTGTTTGATGTCACGGCCCCCAACACGTTCAAAACCCTAGACAGCTGGAGGGACGAATTCCTCATTCAGGCCAGTCCAAGGGATCCTGAGAACTTTCCTTTTGTTGTGCTGGGAAACAAGATTGACCTAGAAAACAGACAA GTCACCACAAAAAGGGCACAAGCCTGGTGCTACAGTAAAAACAACATCCCCTACTTTGAAACCAGTGCCAAGGAGGCCATTAATGTGGAACAAGCTTTCCAGACGATTGCACGAAACGCACTTAAACAG GAAACCGAAGTGGAGCTTTACAATGAATTTCCTGAACCCATCAAACTAGACAAGAATGACCGAGTGAAGGCTTCTGCggagagctgcagctgctga